A DNA window from Camelina sativa cultivar DH55 chromosome 17, Cs, whole genome shotgun sequence contains the following coding sequences:
- the LOC109129961 gene encoding F-box protein At4g22280-like: MDRINGLSDDIICHILSFLRIKESALTSILSKRWRNLFAFTPKFHFDDCEVGSGQSFIDLIDRLLVVSGNFPLRKISIKCRKSIINLEVSDHVTRWMKRALNRGVLGINIDIITSGEVILVPLEIFTSKTMVELKLGKLFSAMSPEVVYLPSLKTLYLDTVYFHIDSTSALLHINMVNITKLTSDNYMTWSLQVHSLLDGYDLAGFLDGTSIPPDPTTIVNEQSTPNPAYAKWHCQDKFIYGALLGTLSPSI; this comes from the exons ATGGATAGGATCAACGGTCTATCAGATGACATTATATGCCACATACTATCTTTCCTTCGGATCAAAGAGTCTGCTCTAACGTCTATCCTCTCAAAGCGATGGCGTAATCTGTTTGCCTTCACACCGAAGTTTCACTTTGATGATTGTGAAGTTGGTAGTGGACAAAGTTTCATTGATCTTATCGATAGATTATTGGTAGTGTCTGGAAACTTTCCCTTAAGGAAAATCTCAATAAAATGTCGTAAGAGTATTATTAACTTGGAAGTCTCGGATCATGTCACCCGATGGATGAAACGGGCACTTAACCGTGGTGTCTTAGGTATTAATATAGACATAATCACTTCTGGAGAAGTGATTTTAGTTCCTCTTGAGATCTTCACTAGCAAGACAATGGTTGAGCTGAAACTAGGAAAATTATTTTCTGCTATGAGTCCTGAGGTTGTTTATCTTCCATCACTTAAGACTCTCTATCTTGATACGGTTTACTttcata TTGACTCAACCTCTGCCCTACTCCACATCAACATGGTGAATATCACCAAACTCACATCTGACAACTACATGACATGGAGCCTTCAAGTACACTCACTACTTGATGGTTATGATCTAGCTGGTTTTCTCGATGGAACCTCTATTCCCCCAGATCCGACCACCATCGTCAACGAACAATCCACACCAAATCCAGCTTATGCAAAGTGGCATTGCCAGGACAAGTTCATCTACGGTGCCCTCCTCGGCACTCTCTCTCCCTCAATCTAG
- the LOC109129962 gene encoding uncharacterized protein LOC109129962 — protein MSTYKHEAQIEFLLDGLPEEYKSIVEQMEGHDTPPTITEVHEKLLNKEAKLLSISKSLTSAAPITANVAAARSRSYQGKPNPRNQQWNNNKHHTQSQRHHNRISKGYQGRCQLCGAFGHSAKRCTFLQQHHQVSTNGLLPTPFHPW, from the coding sequence ATGTCTACTTACAAACATGAGGCACAGATCGAGTTCCTTCTTGATGGTCTCCCTGAGGAATACAAGTCCATCGTTGAACAAATGGAGGGCCATGACACCCCACCCACCATCACCGAGGTCCATGAGAAGCTACTgaacaaagaagcaaaattgCTATCCATTTCCAAGTCCCTCACCAGTGCTGCTCCAATCACAGCAAATGTCGCTGCTGCTCGCTCTCGTTCGTATCAAGGCAAGCCGAATCCCCGCAACCAACaatggaacaacaacaaacaccaCACTCAGTCACAACGTCATCACAACCGCATCTCGAAAGGATACCAGGGTCGCTGTCAACTCTGTGGAGCCTTTGGACACAGTGCCAAACGGTGCACTTTCCTTCAGCAACACCACCAGGTCTCCACCAATGGTCTGCTTCCAACTCCATTTCACCCTTGGTAG
- the LOC109129963 gene encoding uncharacterized protein LOC109129963, producing MLTRRRNNISKPNPKYNYAAALSRSIPAGPQTVKQALEDKKWRGALSVEIDAFARNQTMKLVPRQPHFNVVGCKWLFKNKFNSDDSHHRCKARLVAKGFNQQYGQDYTDTFSLVIKSTIKRLVLGVAVTRLWPIQQLDVNNAFLQGTLTEKVYMEQPPGFVDTDKPDHVRRLRKAIYGLKQAPCAWYTKLCTFLLSLGFWNSLSDTSLFVLQVGNEFINLLVYIDDILVIGSSETGITKILHPIS from the coding sequence ATGCTCACTCGACGGAGGAACAACATCTCCAAACCAAATCCCAAATATAATTATGCTGCTGCGCTTTCACGAAGTATACCAGCTGGACCTCAAACGGTTAAACAAGCTCTAGAGGATAAGAAGTGGCGTGGTGCTTTGTCAGTTGAGATTGATGCCTTTGCCCGCAATCAAACCATGAAGCTCGTCCCTCGTCAACCTCACTTCAATGTCGTTGGTTGTAAGtggctttttaaaaataaatttaactctGACGATTCTCATCACAGATGTAAAGCACGTCTCGTTGCTAAAGGGTTTAATCAGCAATATGGTCAAGACTACACAGACACATTCAGTCTTGTAATCAAGTCCACAATAAAACGGTTAGTCCTCGGTGTTGCTGTCACAAGATTATGGCCTATTCAACAACTCGACGTCAATAATGCCTTCTTACAAGGAACACTCACGGAAAAGGTCTACATGGAGCAACCACCCGGCTTTGTTGACACTGATAAGCCTGACCATGTACGTCGTCTTCGGAAAGCCATCTACGGACTCAAACAAGCACCATGTGCGTGGTACACCAAACTTTGCACCTTCCTTCTCAGTCTCGGCTTCTGGAACTCACTGTCTGACACATCTCTCTTTGTGCTCCAAGTAGGCAATGAATTTATCAATCTTCTTGTCTATATTGATGACATTCTTGTCATAGGAAGCAGCGAAACAGGCATAACGAAGATCCTTCATCCTATTAGCTGA